The following proteins are co-located in the Vicugna pacos chromosome 3, VicPac4, whole genome shotgun sequence genome:
- the NEUROG1 gene encoding neurogenin-1, producing the protein MPAPLETCLSDLDCASSNSSTSTSTSTSDLSGFLTDEEDCARLQPPASASGPPVPVRRGAPGIPGASDTPRVQDDEQERRRRRGRARVRSEALLHSLRRSRRVKANDRERNRMHNLNAALDALRSVLPSFPDDTKLTKIETLRFAYNYIWALAETLRLADQGLPGGGARERLLPPQCAPCLPGPPSPASDAESWGSGAAASPCAAAASPLSDPSSPAASEDFTYGPGDPLFSFPGLPKDLLHTTPCFIPYH; encoded by the coding sequence ATGCCAGCTCCTCTGGAGACCTGCCTCTCGGATCTCGACTGcgccagcagcaacagcagcaccagcaccagcaccagcaccagcgaCCTGTCCGGCTTCCTCACCGATGAGGAGGACTGTGCCAGACTCCAACCACCCGCGTCCGCATCGGGGCCGCCCGTGCCTGTCCGCAGGGGCGCACCCGGGATTCCCGGGGCGTCAGACACTCCTCGGGTGCAGGACGACGAGCAGGAGCGGCGGAGGCGCAGGGGCCGAGCGCGGGTGCGCTCCGAGGCGCTGCTGCACTCGCTGCGCAGGAGCCGGCGCGTCAAGGCCAACGACCGCGAGCGCAACCGCATGCACAACTTGAATGCGGCGCTGGACGCGCTGCGCAGCGTGCTGCCCTCCTTCCCCGACGACACCAAACTCACCAAGATCGAGACGCTGCGCTTCGCCTACAACTATATCTGGGCTCTGGCCGAGACTCTGCGCCTAGCTGACCAAGGGCTgcccgggggcggggcccgggaGCGCCTCCTGCCGCCGCAGTGCGCCCCCTGCCTGCCCGGGCCCCCGAGCCCCGCCAGCGACGCCGAGTCCTGGGGCTCTGGTGCCGCCGCCTCCCCCTGCGCCGCTGCGGCCTCGCCACTCTCTGACCCCAGTAGCCCCGCCGCCTCCGAAGACTTCACCTATGGCCCCGGCgacccccttttctctttccctggCCTGCCCAAAGATTTGCTCCACACGACGCCCTGTTTCATTCCTTACCATTAG